Genomic DNA from Thermosipho ferrireducens:
TCCACCACAAACTGCCCCTGATAATATTATCCAGTTCATTTTAAATATGTATCTCCCTATTAAATAACCAACAAAAATAGAAGCAAAAGCTATTATCAGTGAAAACAACATCAACATAAACGTGCTAAAATTTAAAGTGGTAAATGTCCTGTACCCTGATTTTAATCCCACCGAAGCTAAAAACATTAATAAGCCAAATTCCTGAAATATTTTTAAAACTCTGTAATTCATTCTAAAATCAAAGATCCAGAGCTTACCAGCAGCCCCTAAAATTAAAGATGATAACAATACCCCTCCTGTTATTCCAAGATTAAAATTGATTCCAGCACCTATATTTATTTTCCCAACCAATATTCCTGTAATAATAACAAACATATACGATATAAAATCAAAACCAGTGTTATCATCCTTATAAAAAACCGATTTTGCAAGTAAATTTTCTTTTTCTTTTTTTATGTCTATTTTAAAGATAACAGGAATAAAGTACATAGCAAAAATCACAGCTAAAACTCCCGGTATGTATCCTATAGAATAGCCGTAGGTAATACTTGTTTGAAATTCCGGGGCGCTTTCTATAGCAGTCGCCAGCCCCGGAGAACTGG
This window encodes:
- a CDS encoding aspartate-alanine antiporter-like transporter, whose product is MIVDNPFFLLFLSMLTGILLGKIRVGNFKLGNSGALFSGLIIGWYIITRINDQEVVDSLNSTFHTFFIFSLILFISSVGLIASKNIKEIVKRFGVKFMMIAFFITFFGFIGTYFLSTFYENKYNFIGIYSGALTSSPGLATAIESAPEFQTSITYGYSIGYIPGVLAVIFAMYFIPVIFKIDIKKEKENLLAKSVFYKDDNTGFDFISYMFVIITGILVGKINIGAGINFNLGITGGVLLSSLILGAAGKLWIFDFRMNYRVLKIFQEFGLLMFLASVGLKSGYRTFTTLNFSTFMLMLFSLIIAFASIFVGYLIGRYIFKMNWIILSGAVCGGMTSTPGLGAAIDANDSEEVVAGYGATYPFALLGMVVFNKVFLILLS